Genomic window (Megamonas funiformis):
TTTCTTTTGCGCCTGCAACAGCTTCATCAACGGAAAAAGCAGGTACACCATTTGGCACTGCAACACCAAATTCTCTAAAAATTTGTTTAGCCTGATATTCGTGAATGTTCACTCAAAATAACCTCCTCGGTTTTTTATTGCAATATAAAATATAATATTAAATCGCCTTAAAATACTAGCTAAAACACCATTATTTCAACTTGATTTTTATATTTAATTGTTTTTATTACTAGTTAAAAAATTAATAATTAATTTATTTAATTATTATTATACACTTTTTTATAAAATAGTAAATATCTATACTTAAAATAATTGTTCATATATTTTATTTATAATTGCATAATAAAAAAACAACCTTCAATAATATAAAAACTTATAAATTCTTGAAGGTTGCTCTTGATTTTTATTTTATTTTACAAAAACCTTTTTATCTTTTTCTGGCAATAAAGAAGCTGCATCTTTATCTACGATTACAACCACATCTTGATGTAATTGTAAAATAGAAGCTGGTGCATCTGGTCTTACGCTACCATATACTGCTTTGTAAATTGCTTCTGCTTTATTTTTACCACTAGCAAGTAAAATGATTTTTTTAGCGAGCATGATAGTTTTAATACCCATGCTAATTGCATATTTAGGTACATCTTCTTCATTTTCAAAAAATCTTGAATTTGCTTTGATTGTTTCTTCATCTAATTTTACTTTATGAGTAGTTGCTTCAAATTTGATATCTGGTTCATTAAAGCCAATATGAGCATTTTGCCCTATACCTAAAACTTGAAGGTCTATACCGCCTTTTGCTTCGATTAATTTATCATATTTTTTGCATTCTTCTTCTAAGTTTTCAGGATTTCCATTTGGTATATGAATATTTTCTGGTTTGATATTTACATGATCAAATAAATGTTTATGCATAAAATAGTAATAGCTTTGTTCATTTTCTTTATCTAATCCGATATATTCATCTAAGTTAAAGCTAATTACTTCTGAAAAATCTAGACCTACACTTTGATGAACTTTTACTAAGTTTGCATACATACCTTCTGGTGTAGAACCTGTTGCAAGACCAAGTACGCTATTTGGTTTTAAATATAACTGACCTGCTACTATTCTTGCTGCTACTTTGCTCATTTCTTCATAAGAATCTGTAACTATTATACGCATTATATATACCTTCCTTATTTTCCTTTAATTTTAAATTTTTATTTTTTATTATCTAATCTTAAAATATTGATTGCTTCTGTTGTTCTTTGTTTAAATGCAGAAGCCAAGTCCATAGTATCTTTAACAACCTGAGTATATAATAAATCAATGATAAAAATTTGCGTTAATTTTGTGGTAATTGAGCCAGTTTCTAATATAGATTCTCTTGTTTCATAAAAAATACAAGCATCAGCATATTCTTTTAAAATAGTGTCTCTATTTGATGTTATTACGATTAATTTTGTACCATTTCGTTTAGCAAGCTCAACAGCTTTTATAATTTCAAAAGATTCACCTGAATGAGAAATAACAACTACAACATCATTTTCATGTAAAAGTGCCATATGAAGCATTATAAGATGACTATTATCTATGCCTCTTGCATTAAATCCAATACGCATAAATTTATAAGCTGAGTCATCAGCTACAAATCCTGAATTTCCTAAACCTATAAAAAATATACGTTCAGCTTTTTTTAGCATATTTACACTTTTCAATAAAATATCTTCATCTAAACCACTTACTGTTTGTTCTAAAGTTGCTATATTATTAGCTAATAACTTATTTGCTGTTATGATAATACTTTCATCACAAGTAATATCTTTGCTGATTATAGTTCGTTGTTTATTATTAACCATTTCTTCAGTCAATGTAAGTTTAAATAATTGAAGACTTGCAAAGCCCATTTTTCTCACAAAACGTGTAATAGTTGCTTCACTAACTCCACAATTTATTGCCAAAGAAGCTATAGGTGTTGTACAAAATTCTTCTGCATGTTCTTTTATATATCTTATTAAGATTTTATCAGATTTTGATGCTTTGAAATTTGGTCTATCTAATTGATGTAAGATCTTCATAATATTCTCTCCAAATCACATTGTTTGATGTAATAAATTGTATAATGCACCTAACATTCCAGCATCATTTTCCAATTTGGCAAAATCCACTTTTGTATGGGTATATACATCTTCTACTAATCTTTGTTTCAAGGCATTATCTATCAATGGTCTCAAATATTCACTTTGTGCCATTATGCCACCACCTAAAATAATCATTTCAGGATTTAAAACAGCTGTTATATTAATAATGCCATCTGCTAAATTTTCCATCAATGTATTAATAGCAAATTTAGCATCTTCATCACCATTTTTTGCCCAATCAAAAATGATTTTACCATTTAATTCTTTTTCATCTAATTGTTTTGCTTTTGCTACATCTTTTACTAATCGAGTTGTTGAAACTACTTCATGCATTGTTCCCTTAGGAATTCTCATATAAGCAATTTCTCCAGCACTATTACAAACACCATGTATTACTTGATGATTATATACAGCACAACCGCCTGCGCTTGTTCCTACAGTTATGCAAAATAGTGAAGAACAACCTTTTCCTGCTCCTAACCACATTTCGCCTAAAGCTGCACAATTAACATCATTTTCTACCGCACAATTTAAATTAAACTCAGTTTCAACAATTTTCTTTAACTGTACTCCTGTATAATCAGGTATTGCATCTGGTAAAGCATAGAAGATACACCCTTCTTTAGGGTCTACCATGCCAGCTGTAGATATGGCAACTCCAGCAACTTGATAGTTCGTAATATAGCCACTAATAATTGTTTTTACTTTTTCTACAATACCTGGACCTCCATATAATTTAGCTTCTGTGGGCATTGAACTTTTTTCTATAAAATTCCCCAGTTCATCAGCTAAACCATATTTTATAGCTGTACCACCGATGTCTATGCAAATATACTTTTGTTTCTCCATAATCTCGCCCTTCTTTGCAATAAATTTATCTTAATCTTATTTTACAATAAAACCTTGATAAATTCTATTGCTGCGAACACCTGGTTTTACTTCGCCATTGATAGATATAATACTATCTCCTGCATAAACAAGACCTTCACCACATGGTGCATTAAATGGAATTTGTCCAATGGAGCGCCATGTATTTGTTTTAGCATTGTATACTAAAATTTGATTATTCCATTTAAATTCTGCTACATCTGCACCAAAATATTTAGCTTTAAAATCTGCTAATTCTTGATCTTTTAAGCTTCCTAAATTACTTACAGCCCAACCGTAAACTTCTTTATTAAAGCCACCAATTACAAGCATTTCATCTTCATTTAATTTTATGGAATTTCCACCATATACAGAGATAGCTTTATTATCAACTTCTACGCTAGCAACTTTATCCCATGCATCTTTTTGAATATCATATACATATCCATCTGTTAACGCAGTATTTGTACCACCACCAAATACATATAATTTATTATTCAAAATTTGAGATACCGACTGTTCACGTAAAGCACCTGTGAAGCTTGCTAATTTTGTTAATTCTTTTGATTTTAAATCAAATTTATAAAAATCTGCACTTGCTTTACCATTTTGATTGCCAAGACCAATATAAAGTGCTCCATTTGCATAGCCAGCTACACCATTTTGTATTTTAAAAGGTAATTCTCCAACTTTTTCAATTTTCAATTTACCTTTTGCATCAGTAGTCAAACGAGTTATAGTTTTTGCACCTACTGCATCTGTACTACCACCGATATAATAAACACCATCTTTAGTAGT
Coding sequences:
- the nagB gene encoding glucosamine-6-phosphate deaminase; translated protein: MRIIVTDSYEEMSKVAARIVAGQLYLKPNSVLGLATGSTPEGMYANLVKVHQSVGLDFSEVISFNLDEYIGLDKENEQSYYYFMHKHLFDHVNIKPENIHIPNGNPENLEEECKKYDKLIEAKGGIDLQVLGIGQNAHIGFNEPDIKFEATTHKVKLDEETIKANSRFFENEEDVPKYAISMGIKTIMLAKKIILLASGKNKAEAIYKAVYGSVRPDAPASILQLHQDVVVIVDKDAASLLPEKDKKVFVK
- a CDS encoding MurR/RpiR family transcriptional regulator translates to MKILHQLDRPNFKASKSDKILIRYIKEHAEEFCTTPIASLAINCGVSEATITRFVRKMGFASLQLFKLTLTEEMVNNKQRTIISKDITCDESIIITANKLLANNIATLEQTVSGLDEDILLKSVNMLKKAERIFFIGLGNSGFVADDSAYKFMRIGFNARGIDNSHLIMLHMALLHENDVVVVISHSGESFEIIKAVELAKRNGTKLIVITSNRDTILKEYADACIFYETRESILETGSITTKLTQIFIIDLLYTQVVKDTMDLASAFKQRTTEAINILRLDNKK
- a CDS encoding ROK family protein; this encodes MEKQKYICIDIGGTAIKYGLADELGNFIEKSSMPTEAKLYGGPGIVEKVKTIISGYITNYQVAGVAISTAGMVDPKEGCIFYALPDAIPDYTGVQLKKIVETEFNLNCAVENDVNCAALGEMWLGAGKGCSSLFCITVGTSAGGCAVYNHQVIHGVCNSAGEIAYMRIPKGTMHEVVSTTRLVKDVAKAKQLDEKELNGKIIFDWAKNGDEDAKFAINTLMENLADGIINITAVLNPEMIILGGGIMAQSEYLRPLIDNALKQRLVEDVYTHTKVDFAKLENDAGMLGALYNLLHQTM
- a CDS encoding cyclically-permuted mutarotase family protein, giving the protein MKKLLASLIVSATVAATLPLTSAFAAPETVGQPQILWQSVGTLSPAQGQTENIGVAGMLSGNYNGYIIAGGGANFPNGGPAVGGPKKTYSDVYVFKASKEGLTEVDHQQMPFEIAYGMSVTTKDGVYYIGGSTDAVGAKTITRLTTDAKGKLKIEKVGELPFKIQNGVAGYANGALYIGLGNQNGKASADFYKFDLKSKELTKLASFTGALREQSVSQILNNKLYVFGGGTNTALTDGYVYDIQKDAWDKVASVEVDNKAISVYGGNSIKLNEDEMLVIGGFNKEVYGWAVSNLGSLKDQELADFKAKYFGADVAEFKWNNQILVYNAKTNTWRSIGQIPFNAPCGEGLVYAGDSIISINGEVKPGVRSNRIYQGFIVK